One window from the genome of Clarias gariepinus isolate MV-2021 ecotype Netherlands chromosome 15, CGAR_prim_01v2, whole genome shotgun sequence encodes:
- the tmem208 gene encoding transmembrane protein 208, whose protein sequence is MAPKGKVGTKGKKQIHEENKATLKFYTRVIIGANSVYTAVNLIFCDTSFWTWLPLFFALMVYVGSYRSMATMAKPAFAENGTLVDGGIDLNMEQGMAEHLKDVILLTAIVQVLSTISSYFWYLWLLAPARAAQLLWVNFLGPWFSAESSAPAEEVNEKKQKRQERRQMKRF, encoded by the exons ATGGCG CCTAAAGGAAAAGTCGGAACAAAAGGCAAAAAGCAAATCCATGAGGAAAACAAGGCGACACTAAAATTCTACACCAGGGTCATAATCGGAGCCAAC AGTGTGTACACAGCCGTGAATCTAATATTCTGTGACACTTCGTTTTGGACATGG TTGCCCTTGTTCTTTGCGCTGATGGTGTATGTTGGCAGCTACAGGTCTATGGCAACAATGGCCAAACCAGCATTCGCTGAGAACGGCACTTTAGTGGACGGAGGAATCGATCTGAACATGGAGCAGGGCATGGCGGA ACACCTTAAGGATGTCATCCTACTGACGGCTATAGTTCAGGTCCTCAGCACCATCTCATCTTATTTCTGGTACCTCTGGCTTTTG GCACCTGCTCGAGCTGCACAGCTACTCTGGGTGAACTTTCTAGGTCCTTGGTTTTCTGCTGAGTCTTCGGCGCCTGCAGAGGAGGTTaatgaaaagaaacagaaacgaCAGGAAAGACGGCAGATGAAGCGATTCTAA